A single genomic interval of Burkholderia cepacia ATCC 25416 harbors:
- a CDS encoding carbohydrate porin, producing the protein MKFASFQGDSIRARMRPAACAAILACASFASGAAFADVPVDAQPEAPEADLSIQAKPTNMWTGIWTRQSLLGDMGGIRPWLGKYGATLQITETSEYLANLRGGLNRGGAYDGLTTATLTVDTQKAIGLAGGTFNVSALQIHGTNLSARNLGTLNTASGIEAQGTTRLWELWYQQSFLDKRVDVKIGQQSLDQEFMVSTYANTFVNTMFGWPALPSYDLPNGGPAYPLAGLGVRVRAQITPKLTALAGVFDGDPLGNNPNNLSGTNFNLHNGTLYIGELQYALNQPSDGEMDTGRSNGLPGTYKIGVWYHNGRFADQNVGTDGLSLSDPASNGNAQLRHGDYSFYAVADQMIWRPDPTGPRSLGVFARVMGAPGDRNLVSFSANAGIVLKAPFEGRDNDSVGLGVTYIQVGNHVTDLDQAARTFATGPYGVRTRETTLEATYQYQVNPWWIVQADAQYTFNAGAGQNPSDATQPLRNTFVLGARTTITF; encoded by the coding sequence ATGAAGTTTGCGTCGTTCCAGGGAGACAGCATCCGTGCCCGGATGCGCCCCGCCGCCTGCGCGGCCATCCTCGCATGCGCGTCGTTCGCGAGCGGCGCCGCTTTCGCCGACGTACCCGTCGACGCACAACCCGAAGCACCCGAGGCCGACCTCTCGATCCAGGCGAAGCCGACCAACATGTGGACCGGCATCTGGACGCGCCAGAGCCTGCTCGGCGACATGGGCGGCATCCGCCCGTGGCTCGGCAAGTACGGCGCGACACTGCAGATCACCGAAACCAGCGAATACCTCGCGAACCTGCGCGGCGGCCTGAACCGCGGCGGCGCGTACGACGGATTGACGACGGCCACGTTGACGGTCGACACGCAGAAGGCGATCGGCCTGGCCGGCGGCACGTTCAACGTCAGCGCGCTGCAGATCCACGGCACCAACCTGAGCGCGCGGAACCTCGGCACGCTCAACACCGCGAGCGGCATCGAGGCGCAGGGCACGACGCGCCTGTGGGAGCTGTGGTACCAGCAGTCGTTCCTCGACAAGCGCGTCGACGTGAAGATCGGCCAGCAGAGCCTGGACCAGGAATTCATGGTCAGCACGTATGCGAACACGTTCGTCAACACGATGTTCGGCTGGCCCGCACTGCCGTCGTACGACCTGCCCAACGGCGGCCCCGCGTATCCGCTCGCGGGCCTCGGCGTGCGCGTGCGCGCGCAGATCACGCCGAAGCTCACCGCGCTCGCGGGCGTGTTCGACGGCGACCCGCTCGGCAACAACCCGAACAACCTCAGCGGCACCAACTTCAACCTGCACAACGGCACGCTCTATATCGGCGAGCTGCAGTACGCGCTGAACCAGCCGTCCGACGGCGAAATGGACACCGGCCGCTCGAACGGGCTGCCGGGCACCTACAAGATCGGCGTCTGGTATCACAACGGCCGCTTCGCGGACCAGAACGTGGGCACCGACGGGCTGTCGCTCTCCGATCCCGCGTCGAACGGAAACGCGCAGCTGCGCCACGGCGACTACAGCTTCTACGCGGTGGCCGACCAGATGATCTGGCGCCCCGACCCGACCGGCCCGCGCAGCCTCGGCGTGTTCGCGCGCGTGATGGGCGCGCCGGGCGACCGCAACCTGGTGAGCTTCTCGGCCAATGCGGGAATCGTGCTGAAGGCGCCGTTCGAAGGCCGCGACAACGACAGCGTCGGCCTCGGCGTCACGTACATCCAGGTCGGCAACCACGTGACCGACCTCGACCAGGCCGCGCGGACGTTCGCGACCGGCCCGTACGGCGTGCGCACCCGCGAGACGACGCTCGAAGCGACCTACCAGTACCAGGTGAACCCGTGGTGGATCGTCCAGGCCGACGCGCAGTACACGTTCAACGCGGGCGCCGGCCAAAACCCGAGCGACGCGACGCAGCCGCTGCGCAACACGTTCGTGCTCGGCGCGCGTACGACGATCACGTTCTGA
- a CDS encoding tetratricopeptide repeat protein, whose protein sequence is MESNLEDIQLCYDKAIEAYNAGQPELALRLVEDVLKEYPSSGDVLHLRGLIALSLNEVEEAEDWFTRAIDVSPDATFYNSLSVTQVRLNAFPQAAASARSGLAFAEDHQPDLDTSKLLYNLFMALDLDDKPEDARDICRRMIERYPARPDAHSNLGVSFYQLGKIDLAINAYRQAIKLNPNHLVAHANLGYALLCAGDYGEAWPHFEHRWATIREGDSPSGIKPPAISIRRWLGQALPPGENRLLVFAEQGFGDTLQFCRYLEMALGHFTAVGFICPKPLRRLLTDSFCSRWPNLTLLEDKPFNALRWDWYCPLLSMPMAFGTRVDNIPANLPYLHADRRRSRKWSSKVATLLPGTLPRIGVVWAGGHLAMPEDRRRSINLETMAPLLAWPGAHWISLQKAEDISKALPHEKYPHVVDWMHEVRDFADTAALIDTLDLVISVDTAVAHLAAAMGKRVWLLNRYSGCWRWLRNREDSPWYPGMRIFTQTTRGNWTEVIERVLSELEFNATALSAERAHRRD, encoded by the coding sequence GTGGAATCGAATCTTGAAGATATCCAGTTGTGCTATGACAAGGCCATCGAGGCTTATAACGCTGGCCAGCCTGAACTTGCTCTTCGGCTGGTCGAAGACGTTCTGAAGGAGTACCCGTCGAGCGGTGATGTCCTGCATCTGAGAGGGCTGATCGCTCTGTCGTTGAATGAGGTTGAGGAGGCCGAGGACTGGTTCACACGGGCTATTGATGTGTCTCCTGATGCCACTTTCTACAACAGCCTGAGCGTGACGCAAGTCCGATTGAACGCGTTTCCTCAGGCGGCAGCAAGCGCGCGAAGCGGTCTGGCGTTTGCCGAAGATCATCAGCCGGATCTGGACACTTCGAAGCTGCTGTATAACTTGTTTATGGCCTTGGATCTGGATGACAAGCCGGAAGACGCCCGTGATATTTGCCGACGCATGATCGAACGTTATCCAGCGCGTCCGGATGCTCATAGCAATCTGGGCGTGAGTTTCTACCAGTTAGGAAAAATCGATCTGGCGATCAATGCGTATCGTCAAGCAATCAAGTTGAATCCAAACCATCTCGTAGCTCACGCCAATCTCGGATATGCATTGCTTTGCGCCGGCGACTATGGGGAAGCGTGGCCACATTTCGAACACCGATGGGCAACCATTCGAGAGGGCGATTCGCCTTCAGGGATCAAGCCTCCTGCTATTTCGATCCGTCGGTGGCTGGGGCAAGCGCTACCGCCAGGGGAAAACCGCCTGCTCGTTTTTGCCGAGCAGGGCTTTGGCGATACGCTGCAATTTTGCAGATATCTCGAAATGGCCCTCGGACATTTCACGGCAGTTGGATTCATATGCCCGAAACCGCTGCGCCGGTTGCTGACCGATTCATTCTGCTCCCGGTGGCCGAATCTGACGCTGCTCGAAGACAAGCCATTCAACGCGCTTCGATGGGACTGGTATTGCCCGCTCCTGTCGATGCCCATGGCCTTCGGAACGCGAGTAGACAACATTCCCGCCAACTTGCCATATTTGCACGCTGATCGGCGACGATCGCGAAAATGGTCATCGAAAGTGGCAACCTTGTTACCAGGGACTTTGCCTCGCATCGGGGTGGTCTGGGCGGGAGGGCATTTGGCCATGCCCGAAGATCGACGGCGCAGTATCAACCTGGAGACGATGGCGCCATTGCTCGCGTGGCCTGGTGCGCACTGGATCAGTCTGCAGAAGGCAGAAGACATTTCGAAAGCGTTGCCCCACGAGAAGTACCCGCATGTAGTCGACTGGATGCACGAGGTGAGGGATTTTGCCGATACCGCGGCCCTCATCGACACACTGGATCTTGTCATTTCAGTCGACACTGCGGTCGCTCATCTTGCGGCAGCCATGGGTAAGCGCGTTTGGTTACTGAACCGATACTCGGGGTGCTGGCGCTGGTTGCGCAATCGTGAAGATAGTCCGTGGTATCCCGGCATGCGAATCTTTACCCAAACCACGCGCGGAAACTGGACCGAGGTAATCGAGCGCGTCTTGTCCGAACTGGAGTTCAACGCTACGGCTTTGTCGGCCGAGAGGGCGCATCGGCGCGACTAG
- a CDS encoding response regulator transcription factor — protein MSRINHALEFIPFIKVDKKTAKKCHSISQISHAIQAHEAQAYCFNLLSVKSGHQTTPCTRVFPDLNDTIKMVPMKILAVDDEPAQAAFIRDSLIAEGFDVRGATRGAEAIRLLETDNFNLVVLDWNLPDISGLEVLAWIRARVGRDLPVLFLTNRVREEQLVIALDAGADDYMVKPVRRHELIARVRALLRRAYPVNATPTSINIGRYRLDLVTETAFLSDEPIKLTSREFNVAVALFQNCGRAMPREALIKSIWGRHSDHISRTLDTHIYRVRSKLRIGPENGVRLRAVYNHGYRLELLDPNLTHDAE, from the coding sequence TTGTCACGAATCAATCACGCCCTAGAATTTATTCCGTTCATAAAAGTTGACAAAAAAACAGCCAAAAAATGCCACTCTATTTCGCAAATCAGTCATGCCATCCAGGCGCACGAGGCCCAGGCATATTGTTTCAATTTACTTTCAGTTAAATCCGGCCACCAAACCACCCCATGCACGAGGGTATTCCCGGATTTAAACGACACGATAAAAATGGTGCCAATGAAGATTCTTGCCGTTGACGACGAGCCAGCACAGGCGGCGTTCATCCGCGATTCCCTGATCGCCGAAGGGTTCGATGTCCGAGGCGCCACACGGGGTGCGGAAGCCATACGCCTCCTCGAAACCGACAACTTCAATCTGGTTGTGCTCGACTGGAACCTGCCGGATATTTCCGGACTGGAAGTCCTCGCCTGGATTCGTGCGCGAGTGGGCAGAGATCTCCCCGTGCTGTTCCTGACGAATCGAGTGCGCGAGGAGCAGCTTGTCATTGCGCTCGATGCAGGTGCCGACGACTATATGGTCAAGCCCGTTCGTCGCCATGAACTGATCGCAAGAGTACGCGCGCTCCTGCGGCGTGCCTATCCAGTGAACGCAACGCCAACATCGATCAACATTGGGCGTTATCGTCTGGACCTCGTGACCGAAACCGCGTTCCTGAGCGATGAGCCGATCAAACTGACATCGAGAGAATTCAACGTCGCCGTCGCCCTGTTTCAAAACTGTGGCCGCGCGATGCCAAGAGAAGCATTGATCAAGTCGATATGGGGCCGCCATAGCGACCATATTTCTCGAACGCTCGATACGCATATCTATCGTGTGCGATCGAAGTTGCGAATCGGCCCCGAAAACGGCGTTCGACTTCGCGCTGTCTACAATCACGGTTATCGGCTGGAGTTGCTCGATCCCAACCTCACGCACGATGCAGAATAG
- a CDS encoding H-NS family nucleoid-associated regulatory protein encodes MRNLESYRRYLERRAKLESRIAEERRAAAEEILLEIRYCVREFGFSPEDIFAVDVLRRATKRRPRYFDPVSGATWSGVGRAPEWIRDKDRKQFEISNFERED; translated from the coding sequence ATGCGTAACCTGGAGTCGTATCGGCGGTATTTGGAGAGACGGGCGAAGCTGGAGTCGCGGATTGCCGAGGAGCGGCGAGCGGCTGCGGAGGAAATTTTGCTGGAGATCAGATATTGCGTCCGCGAGTTTGGTTTTTCTCCTGAGGATATTTTCGCGGTCGATGTCCTGCGTCGTGCGACCAAACGGCGCCCCCGCTATTTCGATCCCGTTAGCGGAGCAACGTGGTCAGGGGTAGGTCGTGCGCCTGAATGGATTCGCGATAAAGATCGCAAGCAGTTTGAGATATCCAATTTTGAGCGTGAGGATTGA
- a CDS encoding EAL domain-containing protein, translating to MFAHGRLKARSGSKAYRRAPEFRVRALEIAVDGAAVRCNTDDLVEDAERGLARKEFFFVYQPKLRLQTGLLSGFESLIRWQHPERGVLMPAAFIDLVEDSHLTGRFTDYVVEESARVLAGWAALGYDDLSLSVNLPAHEVTRPGMARRLALVLDSYAVRAANFQIELTESIDPGPIEALAAAVSSIRDLGASVAIDDFGSGCWSLTKLHGLAVDTLKLDRSFMRDVHESAESRAMVEALVELGSRLKKNVVVEGVETRAQFEWLREMMQIDCQGYYISEPVREEQVDRLIERCGIPG from the coding sequence ATGTTCGCGCACGGCCGACTGAAAGCCCGGAGCGGGAGCAAGGCGTATCGGCGGGCACCGGAATTTCGAGTGCGTGCATTGGAGATCGCTGTGGATGGTGCGGCCGTGCGTTGCAATACCGATGATCTTGTCGAAGACGCGGAGCGTGGATTGGCGCGGAAGGAGTTCTTTTTCGTTTATCAGCCAAAGCTCCGCCTTCAGACCGGATTGTTGTCCGGATTCGAGTCATTGATACGTTGGCAGCATCCGGAGCGCGGCGTGTTGATGCCGGCGGCGTTCATTGACCTCGTCGAAGATTCGCATCTGACAGGCCGATTCACTGATTATGTGGTCGAGGAGTCCGCGCGCGTGCTCGCCGGTTGGGCTGCGCTCGGCTATGACGATTTGTCTCTGTCCGTCAATTTGCCCGCTCATGAAGTCACGCGGCCGGGAATGGCAAGAAGACTGGCGCTCGTTCTGGATTCCTACGCCGTCCGTGCCGCGAATTTTCAGATTGAACTGACGGAGTCCATCGATCCTGGCCCGATAGAGGCACTTGCCGCGGCCGTGTCATCGATTCGAGATCTTGGGGCGAGCGTTGCGATCGATGATTTTGGTTCGGGGTGCTGGTCGTTGACCAAATTGCATGGCCTGGCTGTCGATACACTCAAGCTGGATCGATCCTTCATGCGCGACGTTCATGAAAGTGCCGAATCGAGAGCGATGGTCGAAGCGCTCGTCGAGCTTGGGAGCCGCTTGAAGAAGAACGTCGTCGTGGAGGGTGTCGAAACCAGGGCTCAGTTCGAGTGGCTGAGAGAAATGATGCAGATTGATTGCCAGGGATACTACATCTCCGAACCCGTTCGAGAGGAGCAGGTGGATCGATTGATCGAACGATGCGGAATTCCGGGGTGA
- a CDS encoding GntR family transcriptional regulator has translation MNGLTGSTLAEQAHDKLEELIVTLELAPGSVWSEASLAEKLNTGRTPVREAAQRLAASHLLQIVPRHGIMITVPNIHDQLLVLETRRELQRLIAQRAARRSLPEEREQIREIAKKLDAAGESRDVVAYLRCVYAINQLIAQFSRNRFAAEAIAPLHALSRRFYFMYHKQLDDLPSASLQHTRVARAVAAGDEQEAGRSSDLMMDYIDAFTRDCFTRDFEPHHSRVSA, from the coding sequence ATGAACGGACTGACTGGCAGTACCCTGGCCGAACAAGCCCACGATAAACTCGAGGAACTCATCGTCACGCTGGAGCTTGCACCCGGCAGCGTCTGGTCCGAGGCCTCTCTCGCAGAAAAGCTGAATACCGGGAGAACGCCGGTTCGCGAGGCCGCGCAACGACTGGCTGCGTCGCATCTCCTTCAGATCGTTCCACGACACGGCATCATGATCACCGTCCCGAACATTCATGATCAGTTGCTCGTACTCGAAACGCGCCGTGAACTCCAACGCCTCATCGCGCAACGCGCTGCACGGCGGTCATTGCCAGAGGAGCGCGAACAGATCCGCGAAATCGCCAAAAAACTCGACGCGGCAGGCGAATCTCGAGACGTCGTCGCCTACTTGAGATGCGTCTATGCGATCAATCAACTCATCGCGCAGTTTTCACGGAATCGGTTCGCCGCCGAGGCCATCGCGCCGTTACATGCCCTGTCGCGACGCTTTTACTTCATGTATCACAAGCAGCTGGATGATTTGCCGTCGGCGAGCCTGCAGCACACGAGAGTCGCGCGAGCAGTCGCTGCCGGTGACGAGCAGGAAGCCGGACGCTCATCCGATTTGATGATGGACTATATCGACGCATTCACGCGAGATTGCTTTACTCGCGACTTTGAACCGCATCACTCACGCGTATCGGCCTGA
- a CDS encoding response regulator transcription factor has protein sequence MSILLVEGDHDQASALERALRGSGQEIFRVCDSTRAVQFLKKERVELIVLDWRIPDANGLNLLHWIRANVGDEPVVLFLAARTLEADVAAALDAGADEYIGKPFREIELAARVNALLRRNGRNKKPDSRVEVGAYVLNPLARTIAVHGKIIDLTAKEFALANFLFTNIGSVLSRDSLSTLAWGRALDGTSRSLDTHIYRLRQKLALRPENGLQLSAVYTHGYRLDMVDDFSMAENFAARGPVPQRAIVESPASALV, from the coding sequence ATGAGTATCTTGTTAGTGGAAGGGGATCACGATCAGGCGTCGGCCCTTGAAAGGGCGCTGCGCGGGTCGGGTCAGGAAATTTTCCGGGTGTGCGATAGCACGCGGGCTGTTCAGTTTCTGAAAAAGGAGAGGGTCGAACTCATTGTGCTCGATTGGCGAATTCCAGATGCCAACGGCCTGAATTTGCTGCACTGGATTCGGGCCAACGTCGGAGACGAACCGGTCGTTTTGTTCCTTGCCGCGAGAACGCTTGAAGCAGACGTTGCCGCCGCGCTGGACGCAGGAGCCGACGAGTACATCGGCAAGCCGTTCCGCGAGATCGAGTTGGCCGCTCGCGTCAACGCGCTGTTGCGTCGAAATGGCCGCAACAAGAAACCCGACAGCAGGGTCGAGGTCGGAGCGTATGTGTTGAACCCGCTGGCGCGCACAATCGCCGTGCACGGAAAGATCATCGACTTGACGGCAAAGGAATTTGCGCTGGCAAATTTCCTGTTCACCAACATCGGGAGCGTGCTTTCCCGGGATTCCCTGTCGACGCTGGCGTGGGGGCGAGCGCTCGATGGAACATCGCGGAGCCTCGACACGCATATCTATCGACTTCGACAAAAATTGGCGCTTCGTCCGGAAAACGGGCTTCAATTGAGTGCCGTGTATACGCATGGCTACCGGCTCGATATGGTCGACGACTTTTCGATGGCGGAGAATTTTGCGGCCCGCGGCCCGGTCCCGCAGCGTGCGATTGTCGAGAGCCCTGCTTCCGCGCTGGTTTAG
- the groES gene encoding co-chaperone GroES, protein MNLRPLHDRVIVKRLDQETKTASGIVIPDAAAEKPDQGEVLAVGPGKRDDKGAPIALDVKVGDRVLFGKYAGQTVKVDGNELLVMREEDIMAVVNAK, encoded by the coding sequence ATGAACCTTCGTCCTTTGCACGATCGCGTGATCGTCAAGCGCCTGGATCAGGAAACCAAGACCGCCTCGGGCATCGTGATCCCCGACGCCGCTGCTGAAAAGCCGGATCAGGGCGAAGTCCTGGCGGTCGGCCCGGGCAAGCGTGACGACAAGGGCGCCCCGATCGCGCTCGACGTGAAGGTCGGCGATCGCGTCCTGTTCGGCAAGTACGCAGGCCAGACCGTGAAGGTCGACGGCAACGAACTGCTGGTCATGCGCGAAGAAGACATCATGGCCGTGGTCAACGCCAAGTAA
- the groL gene encoding chaperonin GroEL (60 kDa chaperone family; promotes refolding of misfolded polypeptides especially under stressful conditions; forms two stacked rings of heptamers to form a barrel-shaped 14mer; ends can be capped by GroES; misfolded proteins enter the barrel where they are refolded when GroES binds) has translation MAAKDVVFGDSARSKMVEGVNILANAVKVTLGPKGRNVVLERSFGGPTVTKDGVSVAKEIELKDKLQNMGAQMVKEVASKTSDNAGDGTTTATVLAQSIVREGMKYVASGMNPMDLKRGIDKAVAAAVDELKKISKPCTTNKEIAQVGSISANSDTSIGDRIAEAMDKVGKEGVITVEDGKSLADELDVVEGMQFDRGYLSPYFINNPEKQVAVLDNPFVLLHDKKVSNIRDLLPVLEQVAKAGRPLLIIAEDIEGEALATLVVNNIRGILKTVAVKAPGFGDRRKAMLEDIAILTGGQVIAEETGLTLEKATLAELGQAKRIEVGKENTTIIDGAGEAVNIEARVKQVRAQIEEATSDYDREKLQERVAKLAGGVAVIKVGAATEVEMKEKKARVEDALHATRAAVEEGIVAGGGVALIRARTAIAGLTGANADQNAGIKIVLRAMEEPLRQIVTNGGEEASVVVAAVAAGTGNYGYNAATGEYVDMVEAGVVDPTKVTRTALQNAASVAGLLLTTDAAVAELPKEDAPMPGGMPGGMGGMGMDM, from the coding sequence ATGGCAGCTAAAGACGTCGTATTCGGCGATTCCGCCCGTTCGAAGATGGTCGAAGGCGTGAACATTCTCGCCAACGCAGTCAAGGTCACGCTGGGTCCGAAGGGCCGCAACGTGGTGCTCGAGCGCAGCTTCGGCGGCCCGACGGTCACCAAGGACGGTGTGTCGGTCGCGAAGGAAATCGAGCTGAAGGACAAGCTCCAGAACATGGGCGCGCAAATGGTCAAGGAAGTTGCTTCCAAGACCAGCGACAACGCAGGCGACGGCACGACGACGGCAACCGTCCTCGCGCAATCGATCGTTCGCGAAGGCATGAAGTACGTCGCATCGGGCATGAACCCGATGGACCTGAAGCGCGGCATCGACAAGGCAGTCGCAGCGGCTGTCGACGAGCTGAAGAAGATCAGCAAGCCGTGCACGACGAACAAGGAAATCGCACAGGTCGGCTCGATCTCGGCGAACAGCGACACGTCGATCGGCGATCGCATCGCTGAAGCGATGGACAAGGTCGGCAAGGAAGGCGTCATCACCGTCGAAGACGGCAAGTCGCTGGCCGACGAACTCGACGTCGTCGAAGGCATGCAGTTCGACCGCGGTTACCTGTCGCCGTACTTCATCAACAACCCGGAAAAGCAAGTCGCCGTCCTCGACAACCCGTTCGTGCTGCTGCACGACAAGAAGGTGTCGAACATCCGTGATCTGCTGCCGGTGCTCGAGCAAGTCGCGAAGGCTGGCCGTCCGCTGCTGATCATCGCGGAAGACATCGAAGGCGAAGCGCTCGCAACGCTGGTCGTGAACAACATCCGCGGCATCCTGAAGACCGTTGCGGTCAAGGCGCCTGGCTTCGGCGATCGTCGCAAGGCGATGCTGGAAGACATCGCGATCCTGACGGGCGGCCAAGTGATCGCCGAAGAAACCGGCCTGACGCTCGAGAAGGCAACGCTGGCAGAACTGGGCCAGGCGAAGCGCATCGAAGTGGGCAAGGAAAACACGACGATCATCGACGGCGCAGGCGAAGCCGTGAACATCGAAGCACGCGTGAAGCAAGTGCGCGCGCAAATCGAAGAAGCGACGTCGGACTACGACCGTGAAAAGCTGCAAGAGCGCGTGGCCAAGCTGGCCGGCGGTGTTGCAGTGATCAAGGTCGGCGCAGCGACCGAAGTCGAAATGAAGGAAAAGAAGGCACGTGTCGAAGACGCACTGCACGCAACGCGCGCAGCTGTGGAAGAAGGCATCGTGGCAGGTGGCGGCGTTGCGCTGATCCGCGCTCGCACCGCGATCGCAGGCCTGACCGGCGCGAACGCCGACCAGAACGCCGGCATCAAGATCGTGCTGCGCGCAATGGAAGAGCCGCTGCGCCAGATCGTCACGAACGGCGGCGAAGAAGCCAGCGTCGTGGTGGCGGCAGTTGCTGCAGGTACGGGCAACTACGGCTACAACGCAGCGACGGGCGAGTACGTCGACATGGTCGAAGCCGGCGTCGTCGACCCGACCAAGGTCACGCGTACCGCACTGCAGAACGCAGCTTCGGTTGCAGGCCTGCTGCTGACGACGGACGCAGCTGTTGCCGAACTGCCGAAGGAAGACGCACCGATGCCGGGCGGCATGCCGGGCGGCATGGGCGGCATGGGCATGGACATGTAA
- a CDS encoding hydroxymethylpyrimidine/phosphomethylpyrimidine kinase — MSSNAPPIVLTFGLSDPTGGSGLQADLMTLASMGCHGVSVLTGYTVRDSAACDEVTGLDPDVVAAQARMLLEDMPVAAFKIGAATRAEVVSAIAEVVADYDGVPLVLAPDFTLDDEHVLAADDLRESIADLLAPQTTLLVADYATLIALAQPDGDAEAPNLDAAVSHLLSQGCEYILSSETGSHRLVNTLYGEEGQLREDMWDRSPHRLMGITDTLGAAIAALLANGQEPPEAVREAQEYLYQAVRDAFRPGMGAYLPDRFFWARSNEDADTPPAVKVDPVPRTSHRH; from the coding sequence ATGTCCAGCAACGCCCCTCCGATCGTCCTCACCTTCGGCCTGTCCGATCCCACCGGCGGCTCCGGCCTCCAAGCCGATCTGATGACCCTGGCGAGCATGGGCTGTCACGGCGTGTCCGTCCTGACGGGCTACACGGTGCGCGACTCGGCCGCCTGCGACGAAGTCACCGGCCTTGATCCCGACGTGGTCGCCGCCCAGGCGCGCATGCTGCTCGAAGACATGCCGGTTGCCGCGTTCAAGATCGGCGCGGCGACGCGTGCGGAAGTCGTGAGCGCGATCGCCGAGGTCGTCGCCGACTACGACGGCGTGCCGCTCGTACTCGCGCCGGACTTCACGCTCGACGACGAACACGTGCTCGCCGCCGACGACCTGCGCGAATCGATCGCCGACCTGCTCGCGCCGCAAACCACGCTGCTGGTTGCCGACTACGCGACGCTGATCGCGCTCGCGCAGCCGGACGGCGACGCCGAGGCGCCGAATCTCGACGCAGCCGTGTCGCACCTGCTGTCGCAGGGCTGCGAGTACATCCTGTCGTCCGAGACCGGCTCGCATCGGCTCGTCAACACGCTGTACGGCGAAGAAGGCCAGTTGCGCGAGGACATGTGGGATCGTTCGCCGCATCGGCTGATGGGCATCACCGACACGCTGGGCGCGGCCATCGCGGCACTGCTCGCGAACGGCCAGGAGCCGCCCGAAGCGGTTCGTGAGGCACAGGAATACCTGTACCAGGCCGTGCGTGACGCGTTCCGGCCCGGCATGGGCGCGTATTTGCCCGACCGGTTCTTCTGGGCGCGCAGCAATGAAGACGCGGATACCCCGCCGGCGGTGAAGGTCGACCCGGTGCCGAGGACGTCGCACCGGCATTGA
- a CDS encoding rubredoxin, producing the protein MEYKSWMCLICGWIYDEEAGLPEEGIAPGTRWEDVPINWTCPECGARKEDFEMVQI; encoded by the coding sequence ATGGAATACAAGAGCTGGATGTGCCTGATTTGTGGCTGGATTTATGACGAAGAAGCCGGGCTGCCCGAAGAGGGCATCGCCCCGGGCACGCGCTGGGAAGACGTCCCGATCAATTGGACGTGTCCTGAATGCGGCGCCCGCAAGGAAGACTTCGAGATGGTCCAGATCTGA
- a CDS encoding YqgE/AlgH family protein has product MSKPSDRINLTNQFLIAMPNMADPTFSGTVVYLCDHSERGALGLVINRPTDIDLESLFNRIDLKLDIEPLLHIPVYFGGPVQTERGFVLHEPVEGASYNSSMSVEGGLEMTTSKDVLEAVATGNGPKRFLLTLGHAGWGAGQLEEEISRNGWLTVAADPRIVFDTPAEERFEAALGLLGVSSSMLSGEAGHA; this is encoded by the coding sequence ATGTCAAAGCCTTCCGATCGCATCAATCTCACCAACCAGTTCCTGATCGCCATGCCGAACATGGCGGATCCGACGTTTTCAGGAACGGTGGTCTATCTTTGCGATCACAGCGAGCGCGGTGCGCTCGGCCTCGTCATCAATCGTCCTACCGACATCGACCTCGAATCGTTGTTCAACCGCATCGACCTGAAGCTCGACATCGAGCCGCTGCTGCACATCCCGGTGTATTTCGGCGGCCCGGTCCAGACCGAGCGCGGTTTCGTGCTGCATGAACCGGTGGAGGGCGCGAGCTACAACTCGTCGATGTCCGTCGAGGGCGGGCTGGAGATGACCACGTCGAAGGACGTGCTCGAGGCGGTCGCGACCGGCAACGGCCCGAAACGCTTCCTGCTGACGCTCGGGCATGCGGGCTGGGGGGCCGGGCAGCTCGAGGAAGAAATTTCCCGCAACGGCTGGCTGACGGTTGCAGCCGATCCGCGCATCGTGTTCGACACGCCGGCCGAAGAGCGCTTCGAAGCCGCGCTCGGCCTGCTCGGCGTCAGTTCGTCGATGCTGTCCGGCGAAGCAGGGCACGCATGA